The following is a genomic window from Garra rufa chromosome 4, GarRuf1.0, whole genome shotgun sequence.
GAGATTACACAGCAACACATAACCGGCGTTTTCAGAAATCTCCACTTTGGCTGGAGTTTTTTAGAAATAATccttttctgtgataaaaacggggttttcatgtaaatgagaggccaaactgcagggaaatatctgcgtcttcccttcgtgtaaacttCAATAATACCCTTCATGTGTTATTGAAGTTTGGTATTTATTTGGTTGTGTTTTCAATAAGAAATTCTTCTTGTACATTTGTATGGTTATTTTTCTTATCTGTATATGATAATGGCACAAATCATAACCTACACTATATTTCCAAAAGTATCGGACACCCCATTTTAATGAACAgatttgactactttagtcatttccatgggtacaaatcttgatgtttaagcatataataatATTCTAAGGAATTGTGCTATTAGTTTTATAGCAAaggtttggacaggaccctttttctattctaacatgataatgcctctgtgtatttatttattattttatttatttatttatttatttatttcaagcaAATAGTgtgacagcagaaaaaaaatacataataataataataataataataacttatacACTTATGCTTGAAATGGAGTGGGGAGAAGTAACACTTGTAtgaggcaaggttcaaaaagaaattattgattcagtctagggatgcactgatacgaatcggccgagatgcttgcgcgttttgtcagtaaggCCGGTTCTGTATTCAGCGGTCAacgccatcaggtgcgtgatttcacgttgagccttATATtatacacacagccgttgtttactgaCGAGCTGtgcaaatccatgttcattatcagtgtgaatgtgcgcagctcgtcagtttGTAAATGTGACTGATCTGCAGAAATAAAAGTCCTAAGCCCAGCTGAACACCGCTGGTGTGagtttaaatgcagaccttgataCAGTGTATGCCAAACAAAAAAAGGATATGCAACAACTAGCAATGGTACACTAGGTGTACACCATGACAAAGACACATTTTATAGAGTTGTACATATTaatgttataaattcagaatttgaggccatttattgtttaaaatactTGACAAAATGTATGAATGTGACATTCAAGGTCACAAGTAAAGAATGTGCTCCCTTGAAATGCTTAAAGTTATGGGTTCTTTAAGAAAGATGCACTACTGAAGTGTAACAGTGTAATCAATGTAATCAAGAAAAAAGAAAGAGCAGCCTCTGAGCAATAAAGCATTTTTATAATGGAGTCCTGAAAGAGATTACAGCAAGACAATAAAGAGATCTCAAATGTTTCTAACAGCCCATTCTCATTTTGGACTCCTTTCTCTCaaatatttatcatttaattGTGTCTACTTTTATTTCTCCAAAGGAATTTTAGGAGCAACATCTGAAATGCTGTTGATACTAAAATGAGAGATATATGACAATCACAACTCCTGAGCTTAGGAAGAGCAACCACTGAACAATATTTTTTCACTGGGAATGGCCCAATCATAAAACAagttacttaatatccaaatgaatGAGCTTACATCatcacaaaaaagaaaagaagtccCCCAACTTAAAATTATTTTGGCACCCCTGACATAAATGAAatgattataatatataatatggtAAAGTCGTTTAAATAGATAACTTATTATCTCTCTGCTTCAGCTTACTTCATCAGAAGAGATCAGAACCagagcccagctgtgtgtctatgaggagCAGTGCCTCTAAGGATCAGTCAGTAAGGTTTAAAAGTGGAGATACATGGGCTGGTCTCAGGTATAACATTTCTGTAAATATGATATGACCAAAGGACATGACACAGAATTTAAAAGAGATTGTGCTTATTAGTGAATCCTTATTATGATgtggaatttttattttaaagccaTGAAGTCATCAAACTCAACTTGTTTAGATCAAATCAGATGAAGAAGTTTGAGCATCTATATGAGGGAACATTACAGCAGGGAAACCCAACACtgctgaatgagatctacacagagctctacatcacagagagtgagagtggagagatcagtaatgagcatgaggtgagacagattgagacaCAATCCAGGAGAGCAGCAACAGAGGACACAGCTATCAAATGCAATGAAATCTTTAGACCTTTACCTGGAAAAGACAAACCCATcagaactgtgctgacaaaaggagtcgctggcattggaaaaacagtctctgtgcagaagttcattatGGACTGGGCTGAAGAGAAAGAGAATCAGGACGTCCagctcatatttccacttcctttcagagaCATCAACTTGATAAAGGACAAAAAATGCAGTCTTTCAGGTcttcttaatttatttttctccAAAACTCAAGAAATGAAAATAGCTATTGAGAAACATAAAGTattgttcatctttgatggtctggatgagtgtcgCCTGACTCTGGATTTTAAGAGCAAAGTCAAACTAACCAGTATGTTTGAATCAGCCTCAGTGGACGTGCTGTTAACTAACCTCATTGTTGGgaatctgcttccctctgctctcatctggatcacctccagaccagcagcagctgatctcatcccctctgagtgtgtccatcgagtgaccgaggtacgaggattcaatgagccacagaaggaggaatacttcaggaagagaatcagtgatcagACTCTGGccaacaggatcatctcacacctgAAGACATCCAGGAGtctctacatcatgtgccacatcccagtgttctgctggatctcagcaaCTGTTCTAGAGAAGATGTTGAGTCCAGCAGAGAGAGGagagattcccaagactctcactCAAATGTACACTCACTTCCTGATCCTTCAGACCAACATCAAACATGAGAAGGACTATGAGAGGAACGTCACAGATGAAGATATGATTCTCAAACTGGGAAAACTGGCTTTTGAGCAGCTTGTGAAAGGCAACCTGATCTTTTATGATGAAGACCTGAGAGAGTGTGGCATTGATGTGACAGAAGCATCAGTGTACTCAGGATTGTGcactcagatcttcagagaggagcTGGGCTTGTATCAGGGGAAAGTCTTCTGCTTTGTTCATTTGAGCCTTCAGGAACATCTAGCAGCTCTATATGTGCACCTCTCCTTTACAATCAACAACATCAATGTGTTTGACCAAACCAAAAAACGTCTGTTGCTTAAGATTTTTAATCAAAAGAGATATAATTCATTATCTGAGCTGCATCAGATAGCTTTAAAAAAGGCCTTAATGAGTACATATGGACATTTGGACCTTTTCATGCGTTTTCTTCTGGGTCTCTCAGTGGATTGCAATCAGTCTCTCTTACAAAAACTACTGACACAGACCGGAAGCTGCTCCTACAACAAGAAGGAATCAGTTCAGTACATAAAACGGAAGATCAGGGAGAATGGCTCTCCAGAaaaatccatcaatctgttccactgtctgaatgaactgggtGATGATTCACTGACGCAGGAGATCCAAGATTTTCTAAAATCTGGAAAACTAAAAGAAACCAAACTCTCGTCTTCACAGTGGTCAGCTCTGGTTTACGTGTTGCTGACATCAGAGCAGAAGAGGGGTGTTTTtgatctaaaacagtttattggaGCACGACATACAGCAGATGAAGTTCTTCAGAATCTGTTACCTGTGGTTAAAGAATCCGGATCAGTTAGGTAAGTATCAATGAAAACAATCACTCCACTTTCAAAATATGACcacatttatgattttttttatgaacttttttacttaagtaacaaaatgcaaaaaaaaaatctcacagaaTCACAATTCTGACAGTGAGCAGGAGGTGTGCGAGGCATGTTTAATATAGCAGCTGAGGAGTGTCTGTGTAAGAGCTCGATGTTTGTTGAGCTCAGTGTGAATGATGAAGATAAAGGAATGAATGTGAGGTGGTCAAAACTGACAGCAAACAAATTTGGACAGCTGCTCTTCTAATGATGTTTATAtgtatgttttattttctttataaattacatttgcatttgtgaaaaacatttattataactaTTCTATTCGGAGGGATAAGATACTAATAATTAAGCAAGAACAGGGCTTACCACGAATGCAACAGAATCAACTGTCCAGGTGTTGTCAGGATGATGTTCTGTTTGTGTTTTGGGACTCTTATAATTTTCTTTAGTTATATTATTGGGGCTTTTATGCCTTTTATTGTTGGTAGGACAGTGGAGATACAACAGGAAAACATAGGGCAGAATGAGCACATTAAtatgactgattgttttgctctTTACACAGGCTATGTGGCTGTAATCTCACTGCTCAGTCTTGTGAAAGTTTGGCATCAGCTCTACAATCCTCAAACTctgtcctgagagagctggacctaaGTAACAATGACttgcaggattctggagtgaagctgctttctgatggactgaagagtccaaactgtcatcTAGAGATTCTGAGGTAAATggttttcaatcaaataaattaacaaaatatttagTGTGTTTAGCAAATTATAAAGTTTGTAAtgcaattttttataaatatacagTGTGCCACAGTTAATTTATAATCCAGTGTTTGCAGTATTTTGGAGTTGCTTAGTTCATACTAAATTCTGCTTTACACAAACTCCATCTTATGCAGTTGCTGAGAGTTTGGGTCACTTATAAAATGCATATGAAAACGCAACATGCATTAAACATCTGCCCTTTTAATTATGGACAATAGTCATCCATATTAATCATATTGTAATGATGAGTCTATGGAGTGAGggtccatttgcagcattttacaTATAACAGAGCAAGAGGATCAATGAGACGCAGTGTACATCCAAAACCAAGATAAACAATCCAGGGCCAAATACAGTTATCCAATTAAGACGATAATAACGCTCAGAAATGTTAGCCGGAGCTAAACAAAACTTCGCGAAGAGTGAGACAGAggcttaaccccctggggtcgacaaaCGTGCTGGCAggttttgtggcagtttctctGATaaccccaaaaggaacttcaattactctgcCATTTCTTATCttacagataagagtaatacatcagcTGAATCTGTAAagtttacttttatttgtatacagtTATAATAACAAAACTCTCTGTGGTCTTCATTCAGAAACGGGTCATTAAAAAATACTATAACTATAAAATATACTATATTATTGAGAACagatattctgtgataaagtaatccatatgaaaacAACGCGATGTCTAGTCTATCCTATCGGagctaattatattttattcgATCATGCCCACAAAGCAAGCAAAGTGCGGGAGGTAAACGCCCACCTCACCGTAACAAAGCAGTGAGTTTTCAAGTTCATCTGGCTTACTGTTCATTTCTGGAAAAAGACACCCTGTGAGGGTTAAGACTTATTTTTACCTCCATCAGAAGAACAACTCTATGCAATGAAGTATTGCCTGTTCCACTTCCTTAAAAAGTGTTCTTtttctattgtttttgttattttgttatgaCCATTGTGCTTGCCTTTTGACCACCacctttaaaagttttaaaagttttcagaaatggtACAAAGTCTGTCCACATCTCTATGGTTAGATCAGggtgctcaataatgtgtctttgaccttcattatgctTGATATGCAGACTCAAACTGACAAGAAAGTGCATCTGCTTTGGTGTTCTTGGAACTTGGACGATAATTTACAGTGAACTAAAACCATGTGAAGAATAGAACCCAACTAGCCTATCTGTGAATGAGTCTTTTAGCTGAGCAGAGATACTCCAGATTGCGATGGTCTCATTTCTCTGCTTTAACATATAGACATGGCTAATGTGTGTTTTACGAGAGTCAGAATAAACAAAAATGTCGTCCATGTAAACGATGACCCATCTTTCGAGCATGTCATGGAATACATtgtttattaaccctctggggtctgagggtgttttgtgGCCctgatatttgttttttttttctgtatcttaACATATTAATGGGTAAAGTCTGactacattgtaatcagcacaaattgggctacaataatatgtaagcacaGTATAATCAAAGAAAGTATAATCAAAACTTGTATAATGAAGATCAAAAACACATTGAGAAACCTggtctaaccacacagatgtaaagagacattgttttatttttgaaaactGAAATTTTTCTAAATTCTGTTCAAGTAAAACAAGTAAATCATACCTGATATTTAAGTGCTTGCAAAACTCAACAGCAGTCAACGAATTGACAGcagttttacactagaatattaGTGTAGTTGAACCCTTGAAGTTGCTaacgctctcagaggaaaacaattTGAAGAGACTCcagtaaatgtcagcaggattcatttgttgagcaggtttcagatcttttaaaaaaaaaaaaaacatctgtgagcatgttaaaATCAGAAGCATCATACATATTGTAATCATACACTCacgcatttgtactaatgtaaaaaaggacattttatatctgataAACTAATTTTTGTTTAGCACATTAAACATCTATTCGTGAACTGAGTATTACTAATAAACATGGTCTTAACACACTTAGTATAAACACTTTACATTCAATTGTTGTATGataaaattgaataaatatgatCTTACACTCATGAACACAAGCATGCTTTGTATGTATTATACAATACATGttatctaaacattcttagacTATATTATTCAGTGTTACAGCGTAAAGACTTACATTTATCACGCATCGTTTTCTACAGCATTAGAAAACATTGTGGCGttgtgagacatttagatgcaatgAATTAAACATACTTCATAATGTTTGATTTgatgtagtcaggaattatagtttggaaAAAGTCTAATTAGTAAAAAATTTACAAGTTTTTTACAGTAACACAGTAACTTTTATTAACAACGTTGAAACCCTTATCTAATTCCTCTTCAATGTAAGCTTTCATGGATTCAGTCTCTGGTTATAAAAGAGGAAAAATTATGCCCTTGGGTGGTGTGGTACCGGGCAGCAGCTCAATGACACAGTCAATGTGGGTTGATTTTGAGATTAAGTAGCTTTGGACTTGCTAAACGCTTCAGCTAGATCAGCATACTCTAAAGTAATATCAGCGGAGTGCAAGAAATCCATTTTGACAGTAGCTGCGTTGGTTCCAGAGTCTGAAGACACTGTAAAAAACACTTGGCAGACCAGTGATTTGTCCCTCAGTCTATGAGATCTGTGATTTGTGAAGCCGAGGTCAGGGGAGTCCAAgaataacgtctaggttacgtatgtaaccctggttccttgaggacagggaacgagatgctgcgtcctgggagacactatgggaactgccttcagcatgaccggttctgaagctctaaTAGAACAatgacaatgaacttgacattggccggcgccagcctatgacatcataaCAAGGCGCCAACCAGTattaaaggggcgcttgtgaatatatcaaccatctttttgtctgacggagacgtaagtggggcccgaaacatggctacgagacgcagcatctcattccctgtcctcagggaaccagggttacatacgtaacctagacgatcCCATCCgaaggacactatgggaacgtctctacctacgctgccatgctgagggataagtgatcaactgactgattgaggagtcaagaaggaacatcacccctACTTCCAGCGAGAATCGCTTGGGCCAGAGCCTGAGCCCAACCTACTAGGTCAGCTCAGAGCTACGTCCGTCACGGCTAGTTTGGCTACCCAAGCAAGGAACTCCTAAGAGAGGAGGTCTGattctctaagcgagaggagacctaactacactcaccgctacagAAAGTAATGAAGCTTACCACTAAGCCTTCATACTAAGcggggttctgaagagcggaggcttcagaaagactctctaaacgagaggaagcctggtaacactctgtgcttgcggtaAAACTCTGAGAGTGGAGATCCCAAGACCTAACTACACTCGACACTGGAGGTAATTCATGAGGCTCGCagagcctaagcaatagaaccacctaagtggagtttcTCAAGAGAATGGAGGCTTCAGCAAGAAGACTCTCAAAATGAGAGCAAGCCTAGCGACACTCAATCCTATGAACAGTGCTACCTGGAGtagagttggaaaaacccagggttcccttccgggaactcgagccgcgtctagaaacgctatggggaacgccattggcgggccgcactctgaatcatgtctacaaccaatgaaatgacgggagtgacgtcacaggcgcggtgacgtcatcgaccaggaagtataaagcacgtgcgtttgaagcccgcggcagcttttgtcattcagcgagagcgctctgtgtctgtctgtctgccattttgctgtttattgtgccagtttgcacgcatTTCTTTTGAGTAaaatggcttcaaaacaacctTTAAAACCAGAAGACATAGaccgtgtgttcctccctgccaacgctttattgttggtggggatacacacagtctatgtgtggtgtgtttgggaccggagcacgcacagtcagccctcgaaaaggctgactgtccgcagtgtgaacgcctgccgctgcgggtgctccgttcccggaaagccctcttcgaggagggggctttcaccagcgtgcctcgcgggtctggccccgctgccgccgaggcggagcggttgcgccactcgtggggctcgcagctcgatctgctggagggtttggagacgggtgaccccctatctcctccctcactcagcggcgcgagcgatctcctattggatgaggaagcccgcactgcggcctcttccctccaagaagagatcccagagctccacatatcttcctccgaggaggttgatatgGAAAGCCTGGAGGACACACCACAGCCACCCCGTTCGCCTCAGTACGAGGAGCTCGTGGAGGTGCTGACCCATGCGGTAGCCAAACTAAACATCTCATGGCCCGCAGAGCaacatcatgagccgcagggaagcaagttagatgatcgcttcctgcggacaaggtcagcacctcccaaacggagccttccattCTTCCCAGATCTGCACAAAGAGATCTCAAGATCCTGGGggaagccgtactccttccgcctCTATAACCCCACTGAGAGTTATGCTAACGTGGGGGGTACGGAGGAGTACGGTTacagggcgatgccacgggtagaacagacgctcgcgggctatctggcacccggttcggcatcgtccctgaaggctccgtccttgcccaccaagccattaaaatCCACATCCATCATGGTGGGCAAGGCAtatacggcagcaggtcaggctggttcatgtttgcacaccatggccatccttcaggcttaccaggctgacctgctgaaggagtttaacgACGGCGAGGAGGTTAACATCTCAGAGATGCGGCGCACAGCAGACCTCgccctccgcgccaccaaggagaccgcccgtgcagtgggtcggtctatggcagccctggtggccgcggagaggcatctctggttgtccctgtccgcacTAAAAGATAAGGACAGGGCAACACTCCTGGACGCCCCCATAGAGCCAAGctccggcctcttcggtgcctcggtggacacagttgtcgccaggcaccaggaggccaggaagcaggcagcggcgttcaggacgtacctccctcgccgcgtttactcctctgaggctgctggacgggagcagcctcagccgtcaacgagctcctcacacagagaggcacagaaacagagcgttgccgcccgcgcTCCTCCGGTTCGTCCTAGAGGACGGGGTCGGCAACGCTCTAGGccgggggcctctaagaagaggcccgacctgagggtcgtcctccagtcaaagaggtcctcggccaaacggccctgacggtcagGCACCAGGgtcattgagggcagcccctctcgagggggtttattCGGCGCCACAGTTTGTGGTCACCgagccccctcggggccctcaggagatttgtcagctaactcTGCCAGTGTTAAAAaatcagggcgcggcaatctcccgcgaacaccaTTTTCTAGCTGTTCCACCCGGAAACGTAGTGGCCCTAGGAAGTTCGCAACCCCTACGGGGGTCTTCAAAGAAGCTAGTTCAGGAGTCtcctgccagtacgctgttacaggtcccCGAACTAGCccctcaaacaaatccagaagccagtctcgagaggctggttcccttagtagattttctggcagcgtggaaactactgccgaacgtctccacatgggtcctgcgcactgtagagaaagggtaCTGCATTCAGtttggcgccaagccgccacctttcNNNNNNNNNNNNNNNNNNNNNNNNNNNNNNNNNNNNNNNNNNNNNNNNNNNNNNNNNNNNNNNNNNNNNNNNNNNNNNNNNNNNNNNNNNNNNNNNNNNNNNNNNNNNNNNNNNNNNNNNNNNNNNNNNNNNNNNNNNNNNNNNNNNNNNNNNNNNNNNNNNNNNNNNNNNNNNNNNNNNNNNNNNNNNNNNNNNNNNNNNNNNNNNNNNNNNNNNNNNNNNNNNNNNNNNNNNNNNNNNNNNNNNNNNNNNNNNNNNNNNNNNNNNNNNNNNNNNNNNNNNNNNNNNNNNNNNNNNNNNNNNNNNNNNNNNNNNNNNNNNNNNNNNNNNNNNNNNNNNNNNNNNNNNNNNNNNNNNNNNNNNNNNNNNNNNNNNNNNNNNNNNNNNNNNNNNNNNNNNNNNNNNNNNNNNNNNNNNNNNNNNNNNNNNNNNNNNNNNNNNNNNNNNNNNNNNNNNNNNNNNNNNNNNNNNNNNNNNNNNNNNNNNNNNNNNNNNNNNNNCGGAAAGTAGGTCTTCTATAGGCTTAATGGACACATTCGGAAGGAACTTTTCTATCCATGTCTTTCCTACCATGCTTACTTGAGCC
Proteins encoded in this region:
- the LOC141332901 gene encoding protein NLRC3-like, which encodes MKSDWSMNEPIEFRSGDTQPRLSLLHQKRSEPEPSCVSMRSSASKDQSVRFKSGDTWAGLSHEVIKLNLFRSNQMKKFEHLYEGTLQQGNPTLLNEIYTELYITESESGEISNEHEVRQIETQSRRAATEDTAIKCNEIFRPLPGKDKPIRTVLTKGVAGIGKTVSVQKFIMDWAEEKENQDVQLIFPLPFRDINLIKDKKCSLSGLLNLFFSKTQEMKIAIEKHKVLFIFDGLDECRLTLDFKSKVKLTSMFESASVDVLLTNLIVGNLLPSALIWITSRPAAADLIPSECVHRVTEVRGFNEPQKEEYFRKRISDQTLANRIISHLKTSRSLYIMCHIPVFCWISATVLEKMLSPAERGEIPKTLTQMYTHFLILQTNIKHEKDYERNVTDEDMILKLGKLAFEQLVKGNLIFYDEDLRECGIDVTEASVYSGLCTQIFREELGLYQGKVFCFVHLSLQEHLAALYVHLSFTINNINVFDQTKKRLLLKIFNQKRYNSLSELHQIALKKALMSTYGHLDLFMRFLLGLSVDCNQSLLQKLLTQTGSCSYNKKESVQYIKRKIRENGSPEKSINLFHCLNELGDDSLTQEIQDFLKSGKLKETKLSSSQWSALVYVLLTSEQKRGVFDLKQFIGARHTADEVLQNLLPVVKESGSVRLCGCNLTAQSCESLASALQSSNSVLRELDLIKKEHHPYFQRESLGPEPEPNLLGQLRATSVTASLATQARNS